Proteins encoded by one window of Pseudonocardia alni:
- a CDS encoding MerR family transcriptional regulator translates to MTAPPTDDHPVTLTIGQLARRSEVPVRTLRFWSDEGLVPADRNGAGHRVYGPAAVARLDLVRTLRELGLGLDDVRAVLSRRRGVGEIAAAHVRALDDRIRELRAQRAVCALLARTGAGDTPPDERSVTLMNDLARLSAAQRQHLIDDFVTETFAGIDDDAPGAGIATGMRSMPAELPDDPTPEQVGAWVELAELVADPGFRARCREMAVTGATAPEHHERGADPAAVAEHAGAALAAGVDPASAEAARVLARIPGVEGQDAAARARTANSVELFADRRVERYWTLLGVLNGWPAREPAVPAFEWFAAALRSAPVGQSSDQP, encoded by the coding sequence GTGACCGCACCACCTACCGATGATCACCCTGTCACGCTGACGATCGGGCAGCTCGCCCGGCGCAGCGAGGTCCCCGTGCGCACGCTCCGTTTCTGGTCGGACGAGGGGCTCGTCCCCGCCGACCGCAACGGCGCGGGCCACCGGGTCTACGGACCGGCCGCGGTCGCACGGCTCGACCTCGTGCGCACCCTGCGCGAGCTCGGCCTGGGCCTGGACGACGTGCGCGCCGTGCTGTCCCGCCGACGGGGGGTCGGCGAGATCGCGGCGGCACACGTCCGGGCCCTGGACGACCGGATCCGGGAGCTGCGGGCGCAGCGCGCGGTGTGCGCCCTGCTCGCCCGCACCGGAGCCGGTGACACCCCACCCGACGAACGGAGCGTGACCCTGATGAACGACCTCGCCCGGCTGTCCGCGGCCCAGCGCCAGCACCTGATCGACGACTTCGTGACCGAGACCTTCGCCGGCATCGACGACGACGCGCCCGGCGCGGGCATCGCCACCGGCATGCGGTCGATGCCCGCCGAACTCCCCGACGACCCGACCCCCGAGCAGGTGGGGGCCTGGGTGGAGCTGGCCGAGCTGGTCGCCGACCCGGGGTTCCGGGCCCGGTGCCGGGAGATGGCCGTCACCGGGGCCACCGCCCCCGAGCACCACGAGCGGGGGGCCGACCCCGCCGCGGTGGCCGAGCACGCCGGGGCCGCGCTCGCCGCGGGCGTCGACCCGGCGAGCGCGGAGGCGGCCCGCGTCCTCGCCCGCATCCCCGGCGTCGAGGGGCAGGACGCGGCGGCCCGCGCCCGGACCGCGAACAGCGTGGAGCTGTTCGCCGACCGCCGCGTCGAGCGCTACTGGACGCTGCTCGGGGTGCTCAACGGCTGGCCGGCCCGCGAGCCCGCGGTTCCGGCGTTCGAGTGGTTCGCCGCGGCACTGCGCTCGGCACCGGTCGGTCAGTCCTCGGACCAGCCGTAG
- a CDS encoding nitroreductase/quinone reductase family protein, giving the protein MAEDFNTRVIREFRENDGRVGEPFTGLPMILVHHVGAKSGAERIAPLRWFADGDRWVVVASAAGAPRHPAWFHNLMANPDVTAEIADGEGGVETVPVHAAELDEADRDRVWAWIKENNGGFADYERRTDRTIPLVGLTRR; this is encoded by the coding sequence ATGGCAGAGGACTTCAACACCAGGGTGATCCGCGAGTTCCGGGAGAACGACGGCCGGGTCGGCGAGCCGTTCACCGGCCTGCCGATGATCCTGGTCCACCACGTCGGCGCGAAGAGCGGTGCCGAGCGGATCGCCCCGCTGCGCTGGTTCGCCGACGGTGACCGCTGGGTCGTCGTCGCCTCCGCGGCCGGCGCGCCGCGCCACCCCGCGTGGTTCCACAACCTGATGGCGAACCCGGACGTCACCGCCGAGATCGCCGACGGCGAGGGCGGGGTCGAGACCGTGCCGGTGCATGCGGCCGAGCTCGACGAGGCCGACCGCGACCGCGTCTGGGCCTGGATCAAGGAGAACAACGGCGGGTTCGCCGACTACGAGCGCAGGACCGACCGGACGATCCCGTTGGTGGGCCTCACCCGGCGCTGA
- a CDS encoding M50 family metallopeptidase has product MADLDVITRGYELVAARPASLLAALLALTVVAWRPTWRLTRTAVTIAHEGGHALVAVLVGRGLAGIRLHADSSGVTHSTGAGRGPGVVAMFSAGYVFPPLLGLGGAVLVAADEAQAMLWIAVVLLAATLLQIRNLYGGLAVVATGAVLVLVALRAPADLRTGFAAALTWFLLFGGVKACLELRRGRRGGRLRHSDADRLAELTPLGGGAWAAVFVLVAFAATLAACWVVFAPGGAPA; this is encoded by the coding sequence GTGGCAGACCTCGACGTGATCACCCGCGGGTACGAGCTCGTCGCGGCCCGGCCGGCGTCGCTGCTGGCCGCGCTGCTGGCCCTGACGGTCGTCGCGTGGCGGCCGACCTGGCGGCTGACGCGCACCGCGGTCACGATCGCCCACGAGGGCGGGCACGCACTCGTCGCGGTCCTGGTCGGGCGGGGCCTGGCCGGGATCCGGCTGCACGCCGACTCCTCCGGCGTCACGCACTCCACCGGGGCCGGGCGGGGCCCCGGCGTGGTCGCGATGTTCTCCGCCGGCTACGTCTTCCCGCCGCTGCTCGGCCTCGGCGGTGCGGTGCTGGTCGCGGCGGACGAGGCGCAGGCGATGCTGTGGATCGCGGTGGTGCTGCTGGCCGCGACGCTGCTGCAGATCCGCAACCTCTACGGGGGACTGGCCGTCGTCGCGACCGGTGCGGTGCTCGTGCTCGTCGCGCTGCGTGCCCCGGCCGATCTGCGGACCGGGTTCGCCGCCGCGCTGACCTGGTTCCTGCTGTTCGGCGGGGTGAAGGCCTGTCTGGAGCTGCGCCGCGGCCGTCGCGGGGGCCGGCTGCGCCACTCCGACGCCGACCGGCTCGCCGAGCTCACCCCGCTCGGCGGCGGGGCGTGGGCAGCGGTGTTCGTCCTCGTCGCGTTCGCCGCGACGCTCGCCGCCTGCTGGGTCGTGTTCGCTCCCGGCGGGGCGCCGGCCTGA
- a CDS encoding GlcG/HbpS family heme-binding protein yields the protein MTISLEQAQTIAAAALAHGTEQGFNPLTVAVLDPGGAIVALARQDGSGFLRPDLAVAKASGVLALGMTNRAIAARAADSPEFFTSVANLAGGKILSVPGGVFVKDAAGALLGAVGVTGDASLNDEAAALAGIEAAGLVAVTGAE from the coding sequence ATGACGATCTCCCTCGAGCAGGCCCAGACCATCGCCGCCGCTGCCCTGGCCCACGGCACCGAGCAGGGCTTCAACCCGCTCACGGTCGCGGTGCTCGACCCGGGCGGCGCGATCGTCGCCCTGGCCCGCCAGGACGGCTCGGGCTTCCTGCGGCCCGACCTCGCCGTCGCCAAGGCCAGCGGTGTGCTCGCCCTCGGCATGACCAACCGCGCGATCGCCGCCCGCGCCGCGGACTCCCCGGAGTTCTTCACCTCGGTGGCGAACCTCGCCGGCGGCAAGATCCTCTCCGTGCCCGGCGGGGTCTTCGTCAAGGACGCGGCCGGCGCGCTGCTCGGCGCCGTCGGGGTGACCGGCGACGCGTCGCTCAACGACGAGGCCGCCGCCCTCGCCGGGATCGAGGCCGCCGGTCTGGTGGCCGTCACCGGCGCCGAGTAG
- a CDS encoding TIGR03619 family F420-dependent LLM class oxidoreductase has translation MRIGFGIPQFGAAAAHVDGTMRFAAGAEERGAASLWTGDRLLVAVDPTVGYGGGPGDPGSVPEQFTAAHDPLALLTAAAAVTARVQLGTSTLNAPWYPAALLARQAATIDNLSGGRLLLGLGIGWSPEEYDAVGVPMGERGARLDETLDLFDAWWHDDPVEFTGRFASVAPSYVHARPRHVPVYLGGFSPRARRRIAERADGFLPVVTSDVTDLDAAVSAPWADLRAAAAEAGRPADAIGAVLRVNPKPGETAADAAALVRRAATDTDVDHTFVDLMYLADDTGSALEAVEEILGAV, from the coding sequence GTGCGAATCGGTTTCGGGATCCCGCAGTTCGGTGCGGCCGCGGCCCACGTGGACGGGACGATGCGGTTCGCGGCGGGCGCCGAGGAGCGCGGCGCGGCGAGCCTGTGGACCGGCGACCGGCTGCTGGTGGCCGTCGACCCGACGGTCGGCTACGGCGGCGGGCCCGGCGACCCGGGCAGCGTGCCCGAGCAGTTCACCGCCGCGCACGACCCGCTGGCGCTGCTGACCGCGGCGGCCGCCGTCACCGCGCGGGTGCAGCTCGGCACCAGCACGCTCAACGCGCCCTGGTACCCGGCGGCGCTGCTGGCCCGGCAGGCGGCGACGATCGACAATCTGTCGGGCGGACGGCTGCTGTTGGGCCTCGGCATCGGCTGGTCGCCCGAGGAGTACGACGCGGTGGGTGTCCCGATGGGTGAGCGCGGCGCCCGGCTCGACGAGACCCTCGACCTGTTCGACGCCTGGTGGCACGACGACCCGGTGGAGTTCACCGGCCGGTTCGCGAGCGTCGCGCCGTCGTACGTGCACGCCCGGCCGCGGCACGTGCCGGTCTACCTGGGCGGCTTCAGCCCCCGGGCACGCCGGAGGATCGCGGAACGGGCCGACGGGTTCCTGCCGGTCGTCACCTCCGACGTCACCGACCTCGACGCCGCGGTCTCCGCGCCCTGGGCGGACCTGCGTGCCGCCGCGGCCGAGGCGGGCCGCCCCGCCGACGCGATCGGCGCGGTGCTGCGGGTGAACCCGAAGCCGGGGGAGACCGCCGCCGACGCCGCCGCGCTGGTGCGCCGGGCGGCCACCGACACCGACGTCGACCACACCTTCGTCGACCTCATGTATCTGGCGGACGACACCGGCTCGGCGCTGGAGGCGGTCGAGGAGATCCTCGGCGCGGTGTGA